The nucleotide sequence CTGACTGGAAAACCGAAGCCCAAAGCTTAAGCCGCGAAAGAGAAGAATTTATTTATGAAACGGGACGGACAGCAACCGTTAACTTGCCCCAAAATTGGGATTGGTTTAATTCGAATACCACCGCCCAAGCGCAAACCTTACGCTTATTTATGGCGCAAAATGCCCAACCTGAAATTATAGATCGTCTCTGGCAGGGATTAGTTGCTATGCAGCGTCAAGGAACTTGGGTTAATAGTTATGATACCGCCCAAGCTTTAGCCGCTTTAGTTGAATATAGCCAACAACAACCCCCCTTATCTAATTTTAAAACCACTATTTTACTGGATAATAAAGTTTTAGCAAATGTTCAATTTAAACAGAATCGTAATGCGAATTATGCGTTAAAAATTCCCATGCAATCTTTGCCCAGAGGGCAGCATAATTTAATGTTGAAAAACTCGGGCAACGGAACTCTTCATTATTTAACTGCCTTGCACTATCGTCCACAAGGAGAACAAAATGGACGATTTAATGGACTGCGAGTCAACCGCCTAATTTTTGCGGCTAATCAACCGAAACTATTAGATAAACAAGGACTCTATCCATCCGAAAAAGCTTTAACCCTTTCTCCAGGAGAAGTCTTTGATATTGGTTTAGAAATTATTAGCGATCATCCGATAGATCATCTATTAATTATAGACCCTCTTCCCGCAGGATTAGAAGCCATTGATACGAGTTTTCAAACCGCTTCGAGTTACTACCAATCTCAACAGAGTAGTTGGGCTATTAATTATCAGCAAATTTATCGGGATAAAATAGCGGCTTATAGCGATCATTTAGAAGCCGGCGTTTATACTTTACATTATCTCGTTCGTTCTGTTACTCCTGGTAGCTTTGACTGGCCTGGTGCAACCGTTTCCTTACAATATGCTCCCGAAGAATTTGGGCGCTGTACTTCCTCAAGATTAGAGATTAAATCAACTCAATAACTTTAAATTATTATGACTTCTAACCCTACCCTTGAAGAAATTAAAACTTTAATTGATCAACTTCCGATTACAGAACAAAGCCTCCTTTTAGAAGACCTCAAACAACGAGTAACTTTATCTATAAAACCACCAGCAGAAATAAGCTTTCAAGAGCGGAAAGAAGAAGAAAATAAGCTTTTAAAGAAGCAGAAAAAATACTTCTTATTACTGGGAATTAGTATATATGAAGGTCAACAAATTGAAATTATTCTAAAACATTTAAGTAGATTTACCCCTCGCACTCCTGATGAATTTATTTTTCCTATTCCTAAAGAAGATTTTTTTGCCAGAGAAAAAAGTTTAGAAAAAAAAACTCTAGGGTTTATTTTTAATAAATTTAAAAACTGGGGAATGACTTTAAATGAAGATGCCCAATTTATGATTGATAAATTTATTGAGGAAAGAAATCAGGTTGTGCATCATATTTTCAAAGTCCCTGGCTTTCATCTTTATACAGAGGAAGGTATAGATACAGGAATAAAATTTTTAGAACAGTATAGAGAAACTATAGAATGTATTAATGAGCTTTTCGCTCCTATTTTATACTCTGTCTATATCATGCTTTATCAAAATGTTAAAGTTATAGAAGAGGAAGACTTTGAAAAGATTCAAAAAAAGATAGATTACCTTTACTCGCTTTTGGATGACTCTTTAAAAAAAGATAATGGTTTATTAAAAATAAGTTATCATGAGATGAACCAAAATTTTGATAAATATCTTGACAATTTACTACTAGAAAATTTTGAAACACATAAAATAGATAAATCTAATCTACAGCAAGAAAAACAAAAATCATGGCAAAAAACTAAAATAATTGAAGCAGTACGAGATGTTTCCAAAGAAATAGCCGATCAAGATGGATGGGTATCTTTGTCGGCTTGTTGTCAAGAGATTAGAAAAAAATACCCTGAAATAAAGCCTGAAAAATACGGATTTAATAAATTTCTTGAAATTATAGAAAGCTCAAATCTGTTTGAAATTAAAAAAAATAACCATAAAAATAAGAAAATCTACACAGTTTATTTTCGTTTTTTAGGAAAAAACATCATCTAATTTTCTTGATAAGCTTACTCTTTAAATAACCCTTCAACAGAACAACTAAACTGGGGTAATAGAGGACTGGTTAAAATATCGGTTTTAAACAAGGTTGCGACTAATTTTAAGATAGCCTTTTCCCGACGATAAATTTCTATTTTTTGTAGGTGACGATCAACAATCCAATATTCTTGAACCCCCTGAACTGAATAAAGCTTTAATTTCAACTGTCTATCTCGTTTTTCTTGCTTTTCTCCTGGGGATAAAACTTCTACAATCAATTCTGGCGCACCGATTAAATGTCCTGCTTCGTCCATAATTTCTGCTAGACGTTCACGGCTTGCCCAAATGAGATCAGGAATAACATTATCATCCTCAGAAAAAATAATTCCCGGTGCAAAAGCCGTTATTCCTAAATCAGTTTGATTTGACCAAATTTCTAACTGAGTCGCAATTCTCACACAAACTTGTTGATGTCTTAGGTGAGGCGCTCTTGTCACAAATAACTCTCCATCAATGATTTCATAACGTTTATCATCATCGGGAAATAATTCTAGATCGGCAGTTGTCCAGCGAATGGGCGAGGGTTCGGTTATTAGCATCAGTTTTACCTCCCTAGTGTTTTTATCTTATCTTAAATCTGTCCATGCCGGCAAAGGACATCTATCCTAAAGGTTCATCCGGGTGTTTCTCTTTCGATTTTAGAGATTATTGACTTAATTAGAGAAGAAATTTGTTAATCTGTAAGTTAACTACCCAGAATTAAAGCATCCTATGAAAAAGATTGGGTATGAGTTTATTTATCAACACCTCTGGCAACGACGCAGCAACAAAACGCGGCTAGGTTTAATCATCCTCTTATCCCTTTTTATCGGTCGCTTACTGCCCTATTTTGCCCCCATTCACCCTCAAGATATCCAACAAGAAGACCAAGCCGCCCAATTTAGCGACCGCAACGGTTTACCCCTCGGCACACTCCTCACGCGGGACCAAGACCATACCGTAGCTGTGAGTCTAAAAGCGGTTTCTCCTACCTTTATTCAAGCGATTTTAGCCACC is from Gloeothece verrucosa PCC 7822 and encodes:
- a CDS encoding OST-HTH/LOTUS domain-containing protein; its protein translation is MTSNPTLEEIKTLIDQLPITEQSLLLEDLKQRVTLSIKPPAEISFQERKEEENKLLKKQKKYFLLLGISIYEGQQIEIILKHLSRFTPRTPDEFIFPIPKEDFFAREKSLEKKTLGFIFNKFKNWGMTLNEDAQFMIDKFIEERNQVVHHIFKVPGFHLYTEEGIDTGIKFLEQYRETIECINELFAPILYSVYIMLYQNVKVIEEEDFEKIQKKIDYLYSLLDDSLKKDNGLLKISYHEMNQNFDKYLDNLLLENFETHKIDKSNLQQEKQKSWQKTKIIEAVRDVSKEIADQDGWVSLSACCQEIRKKYPEIKPEKYGFNKFLEIIESSNLFEIKKNNHKNKKIYTVYFRFLGKNII
- a CDS encoding Uma2 family endonuclease gives rise to the protein MLITEPSPIRWTTADLELFPDDDKRYEIIDGELFVTRAPHLRHQQVCVRIATQLEIWSNQTDLGITAFAPGIIFSEDDNVIPDLIWASRERLAEIMDEAGHLIGAPELIVEVLSPGEKQEKRDRQLKLKLYSVQGVQEYWIVDRHLQKIEIYRREKAILKLVATLFKTDILTSPLLPQFSCSVEGLFKE